In Oryzihumus leptocrescens, the following are encoded in one genomic region:
- a CDS encoding nuclease-related domain-containing protein, whose translation MGAVSVTTVRYAAWCGCGRYVAVGDVAGYEHVRRRVLCLDCVLPGGGTTPAGYGGDQGQVIASPGQPGASSWREYSRLRRQRQEDVRERWPVLGPAILSLSPEPGSMRDWARASRGELRVGAALTRLADDWVYALHDRRIPGRRLNIDHIAVGPSGVFVIDTKHQPGPEVQVRPPAPGAFGLVERLLVCGRDRTDFLGAMQRQVMAVQSALESMPDGPPVHVRPMLCFAHTRLPLWRRLSVDNVPIVGVRAMSRMVREDGPLDVARRYRVYTHLARCLPSMTG comes from the coding sequence ATGGGAGCGGTCAGCGTGACAACGGTCCGGTATGCCGCGTGGTGCGGCTGCGGACGCTACGTCGCCGTGGGTGACGTGGCCGGATACGAGCACGTCCGGCGACGGGTGCTCTGCCTGGACTGCGTGCTGCCGGGCGGGGGCACGACGCCGGCGGGGTACGGGGGCGACCAGGGGCAGGTCATCGCCTCCCCCGGCCAGCCGGGGGCGTCGTCGTGGCGGGAGTACTCCCGGCTGCGGCGGCAGCGGCAGGAGGACGTGCGGGAGCGCTGGCCGGTCCTGGGTCCGGCGATCCTGTCCCTGTCCCCGGAGCCGGGGTCGATGCGCGACTGGGCGCGGGCCTCACGGGGCGAGCTGCGCGTCGGTGCGGCCCTGACCCGGCTCGCCGACGACTGGGTCTATGCCCTGCACGACCGCCGGATCCCCGGCCGCCGGCTCAACATCGACCACATCGCCGTCGGCCCGTCCGGGGTGTTCGTCATCGACACCAAGCACCAGCCGGGCCCGGAGGTGCAGGTGCGGCCACCGGCACCGGGGGCGTTCGGCCTGGTCGAGCGGCTGCTGGTGTGCGGGCGGGACCGCACCGACTTCCTCGGCGCCATGCAGCGCCAGGTGATGGCGGTGCAGTCGGCGCTGGAGTCGATGCCGGACGGGCCGCCGGTGCACGTGCGCCCGATGCTGTGCTTCGCCCACACCCGGCTGCCGCTGTGGCGCCGGCTCAGCGTCGACAACGTCCCGATCGTCGGGGTGCGGGCGATGAGCCGGATGGTGCGCGAGGACGGACCGCTGGACGTGGCGCGGCGCTACCGCGTCTACACCCACCTGGCCCGCTGCCTGCCGTCCATGACGGGGTGA
- a CDS encoding APC family permease — MTQTASAPTTTGSSPRLRRDIGFWGLTFVSLGSIIGSGWLLGALLAAQVAGPASIISWLMAGAFLAVLALVHAELGAAYPVSGGTARFPHIAFGSLAGFTSGWMGWLQAVTIAPIEVEAALSYTNNKLPGLVSTNGTLTMVGLVVASALMLAFTVVNIVGVKLLAETNTVTVLWKTAIPVLTVVVLLLMSFHSSNFHAGGGFAPFGAHGVMAALPAGVVFALQGFEQAIQMGGEARNPQRDISRAVITAMVIGTIIYLMLEVAFIGAINPANLAHGWANPIGKGDFGPYATLATGVGAGWLAALLYIDAVISPAGTGLLYLGTSARLSYALGHNRHLPRRLARVSPRGVPLTSIILAFIVGEIAFLPFPSWQSLVGLVTSATAIMYGFAPVALGALRRVDPDRPRPFRLPAAGVLSPLAFVAANFIVYWSGWEADSKLLVAALIGLVLFGVNYARTPAAERPVLDWRASAWVLPWLGGLAVISKLGQFGGDKVIPFWVDLVVVAAFSLGIYALGARSGMHGAREESVLEDEQAEAGLVTA; from the coding sequence ATGACCCAGACCGCCAGCGCCCCGACCACCACGGGGTCCAGTCCCCGCCTCAGACGCGACATCGGCTTCTGGGGGCTGACGTTCGTCTCCCTGGGGTCGATCATCGGCTCGGGCTGGCTGCTCGGCGCGCTGCTGGCCGCCCAGGTCGCCGGCCCGGCGTCGATCATCTCGTGGCTGATGGCCGGGGCGTTCCTCGCCGTGCTCGCCCTCGTCCATGCGGAGCTCGGCGCGGCCTACCCGGTCTCCGGCGGCACGGCCCGCTTTCCCCACATCGCGTTCGGCTCGCTGGCCGGCTTCACCAGCGGGTGGATGGGCTGGCTCCAGGCGGTGACGATCGCGCCGATCGAGGTCGAGGCGGCGCTGTCGTACACCAACAACAAGCTCCCGGGGCTGGTCAGCACCAACGGCACCCTGACCATGGTCGGCCTGGTCGTGGCCAGCGCGCTCATGCTGGCGTTCACCGTCGTCAACATCGTCGGGGTCAAGCTGCTGGCCGAGACCAACACGGTGACCGTGCTGTGGAAGACGGCCATCCCGGTGCTGACCGTGGTGGTCCTGCTGTTGATGTCGTTCCACTCCAGCAACTTCCACGCCGGCGGAGGCTTCGCGCCGTTCGGCGCCCATGGCGTGATGGCGGCCCTTCCCGCGGGTGTCGTGTTCGCCCTGCAGGGCTTCGAGCAGGCGATCCAGATGGGCGGTGAGGCGCGCAACCCCCAGCGCGACATCTCCCGTGCGGTCATCACCGCGATGGTCATCGGCACGATCATCTACCTCATGCTCGAGGTCGCGTTCATCGGCGCGATCAACCCGGCCAACCTCGCCCACGGCTGGGCCAACCCGATCGGCAAGGGCGACTTCGGCCCCTATGCCACCCTGGCCACCGGCGTCGGCGCCGGCTGGCTCGCGGCGCTGCTCTACATCGACGCCGTCATCTCCCCCGCCGGCACGGGCCTGCTCTACCTGGGCACCTCCGCCCGGCTCTCCTACGCCCTGGGGCACAACCGGCACCTGCCGCGGCGCCTGGCCAGGGTCAGCCCGCGCGGCGTCCCGCTCACCTCGATCATCCTGGCGTTCATCGTCGGGGAGATCGCGTTCCTGCCCTTCCCGAGCTGGCAGTCGCTCGTCGGTCTGGTCACCTCGGCCACCGCGATCATGTACGGCTTCGCCCCCGTGGCCCTGGGCGCACTGCGCCGGGTCGACCCCGACCGGCCCCGGCCGTTCCGGCTGCCGGCCGCCGGGGTGCTCAGCCCGCTGGCGTTCGTGGCCGCCAACTTCATCGTGTACTGGTCCGGCTGGGAGGCCGACTCCAAGCTCCTCGTCGCGGCGCTGATCGGCCTGGTGCTGTTCGGGGTCAACTACGCGCGCACCCCCGCCGCCGAGCGTCCCGTGCTGGACTGGCGCGCCTCGGCCTGGGTCCTGCCGTGGCTGGGCGGCCTGGCCGTCATCTCCAAGCTCGGCCAGTTCGGCGGCGACAAGGTCATCCCCTTCTGGGTCGACCTCGTCGTGGTCGCGGCGTTCTCCCTCGGCATCTACGCCCTCGGCGCCCGGTCGGGCATGCACGGCGCCAGGGAGGAGTCGGTGCTGGAGGACGAGCAGGCCGAGGCCGGCCTGGTCACCGCCTGA
- the sqr gene encoding type III sulfide quinone reductase, selenoprotein subtype produces MTKQLLVLGGGTAGTMIVNKLRRRLAPEQWAITVVDRDDRHTYQPGYLFLPFGTYRPSQVVRSRHRFLPDGVDLVLGEIHRVDPEERTVALTDGHRLHYDYLVIATGTSPRPDQTPGMLGEEWRRSIFDFYTLEGATALASALEGFDHGRLVVHVTDMPIKCPVAPLEFTFLADAWLRERGLRDRVELVYVTPLPGAFTKPIASQHLGSMLEERKIAVEPDFLVEHVDTARRMLVSYDEREVPFDLLVTVPLNMGAEFIARSGLGDELNYVPVDRHTFQSRAHDTIFAVGDANDIPTSKAGSVAHFSVEVFVDNFLQLVSGQPMTGSFDGHANCFVESGGGKGLLIDFNYDTEPLPGTYPLPVLGPMELLKETRANHLGKLAFRWLYWNVLLPGRPLPLPAHMSMVGKSRPADQTTTPAA; encoded by the coding sequence GTGACCAAGCAGCTGCTGGTCCTGGGCGGTGGCACGGCAGGGACGATGATCGTCAACAAGCTGCGCCGGCGGCTGGCCCCGGAGCAGTGGGCGATCACCGTGGTCGACCGCGACGACCGGCACACCTACCAGCCGGGCTACCTGTTCCTGCCGTTCGGGACCTACCGCCCCAGCCAGGTGGTCCGCTCCCGGCACCGGTTCCTGCCCGACGGGGTCGACCTCGTCCTCGGCGAGATCCACCGGGTCGACCCCGAGGAGCGCACGGTCGCCCTGACCGACGGGCACCGGCTGCACTACGACTACCTGGTCATCGCGACCGGCACCTCGCCGCGGCCGGACCAGACCCCCGGGATGCTGGGCGAGGAGTGGCGCCGCAGCATCTTCGACTTCTACACCCTCGAGGGCGCCACGGCCCTGGCCTCGGCGCTGGAGGGGTTCGACCACGGCCGGCTCGTCGTGCACGTCACCGACATGCCGATCAAGTGCCCCGTCGCCCCGCTCGAGTTCACCTTCCTGGCCGACGCGTGGCTGCGCGAGCGCGGGCTGCGGGACCGGGTCGAGCTGGTCTACGTCACCCCGCTGCCGGGAGCGTTCACCAAGCCGATCGCCTCGCAGCACCTCGGCTCGATGCTCGAGGAGCGCAAGATCGCGGTCGAGCCGGACTTCCTCGTCGAGCACGTCGACACCGCGCGCCGGATGCTCGTGTCCTACGACGAGCGCGAGGTGCCGTTCGACCTGCTGGTCACGGTGCCCCTGAACATGGGCGCGGAGTTCATCGCCCGCTCCGGGCTCGGCGACGAGCTGAACTACGTGCCCGTGGACCGGCACACCTTCCAGTCCAGGGCCCACGACACGATCTTCGCCGTCGGCGACGCCAACGACATCCCGACCTCCAAGGCCGGATCGGTGGCGCACTTCTCGGTCGAGGTGTTCGTCGACAACTTCCTGCAGCTGGTCTCCGGCCAACCGATGACGGGCTCGTTCGACGGGCACGCCAACTGCTTCGTGGAGTCCGGTGGCGGCAAGGGCCTGCTCATCGACTTCAACTACGACACCGAGCCGCTGCCGGGCACCTACCCGCTGCCGGTGCTCGGGCCGATGGAGCTGCTCAAGGAGACCCGGGCCAACCACCTCGGCAAGCTCGCGTTCCGCTGGCTCTACTGGAACGTCCTGCTGCCCGGTCGCCCCCTGCCGCTGCCGGCGCACATGTCGATGGTCGGCAAGTCCCGACCGGCCGACCAGACCACCACCCCCGCCGCCTGA
- a CDS encoding TusE/DsrC/DsvC family sulfur relay protein, with translation MPVTTLDGHQVHVNDEGFLTDPAEWDEDLAQALAAQIGLTLTDEHWAAIRFLRQDYADRGETATLRRISAVGGIPVKQLFVLFPQKPAKKMAYVAGLPKPQGCV, from the coding sequence ATGCCCGTGACCACGCTCGACGGCCACCAGGTCCACGTCAACGACGAGGGCTTCCTGACCGACCCGGCCGAGTGGGACGAGGACCTCGCCCAGGCGCTCGCGGCCCAGATCGGCCTCACCCTCACCGACGAGCACTGGGCGGCGATCCGCTTCCTGCGCCAGGACTACGCCGACCGCGGCGAGACCGCCACGCTCCGTCGGATCTCCGCGGTCGGCGGCATCCCCGTCAAGCAGCTGTTCGTGCTGTTCCCCCAGAAGCCCGCGAAGAAGATGGCCTACGTCGCCGGGCTGCCCAAGCCGCAAGGGTGCGTGTGA
- a CDS encoding DsrE/DsrF/DrsH-like family protein translates to MTTLDTSPAIVPDFGGATPTGRKLAIICSKGSLDMAYPGLILANAALGEGVETHLFFTFWGFEMINKKTMGDLKFTMLGNTATHVPQGLGGLPGMTAMATSKLKKSIAELDVPEIPEFLEQIVASGGHLWACRMSADMNHLTMKDLYEEVEGIISASDFIEKTEGAQLLFI, encoded by the coding sequence ATGACCACGCTGGACACCTCCCCCGCCATCGTGCCCGACTTCGGAGGAGCCACCCCGACCGGCCGCAAGCTGGCCATCATCTGCTCCAAGGGCAGCCTGGACATGGCCTACCCCGGGCTCATCCTGGCCAACGCCGCGCTCGGCGAAGGAGTGGAGACGCACCTGTTCTTCACCTTCTGGGGCTTCGAGATGATCAACAAGAAGACCATGGGCGACCTGAAGTTCACCATGCTCGGCAACACGGCGACCCACGTGCCGCAGGGCCTCGGCGGGCTGCCCGGCATGACCGCGATGGCCACCTCGAAGCTGAAGAAGTCCATCGCCGAGCTCGACGTGCCCGAGATCCCGGAGTTCCTCGAGCAGATCGTCGCCTCGGGCGGGCACCTGTGGGCGTGCCGGATGTCGGCGGACATGAACCACCTGACGATGAAGGACCTCTACGAGGAGGTCGAGGGGATCATCAGCGCCAGCGACTTCATCGAGAAGACCGAGGGCGCGCAGCTGCTGTTCATCTGA
- a CDS encoding DUF445 domain-containing protein: MTTLAPEAADLNRRRALRRMRLLALGLLVLAAVVFVATLHRGGAWGYVNATAEAAMVGALADWFAVTALFRHPMGLPVPHTAIIPNRKDALGQSLEEFVSTHFLTAEAARERYAAADVTRRVGRWLSEPEHSARVVAEGSVLLERALTRVDEADVRAVVEQAVLPSLVDEPVSAVVGHLLEGVVADGSHHGLVDLAVAEAHDWLVDNAGTVIGIVEERAPWWTPQWVDDRVAARVHREVVAWLADVRDDPDHRVRHALDDLLAQLAEDLQHDEPTMLRAEALKVRLLTHPQVGESVVAVWRTLRTSLSAALRDEHGLLRRRLTEEVARLGERVAVDEALRARLDTYAGDALAHLVNTYGHEITAIISTTIQRWDGKEAAERIELHVGRDLQFIRINGTIVGGLAGLLIHTLATLA; encoded by the coding sequence ATGACGACCCTGGCTCCCGAGGCGGCGGACCTGAACCGGCGGCGCGCGTTGCGGCGGATGCGGCTGCTGGCGCTGGGGCTGCTGGTCCTCGCTGCGGTGGTGTTCGTGGCGACCCTGCACCGCGGCGGGGCGTGGGGCTACGTCAACGCGACCGCCGAGGCGGCGATGGTCGGCGCGCTGGCCGACTGGTTCGCGGTGACCGCGCTGTTCCGGCACCCCATGGGGCTGCCGGTGCCGCACACCGCGATCATCCCCAACCGCAAGGACGCGCTCGGCCAGAGCCTGGAGGAGTTCGTCAGCACCCACTTCCTCACCGCCGAGGCCGCGCGGGAGCGCTACGCCGCGGCCGACGTGACCCGGCGGGTCGGACGCTGGCTCAGCGAGCCCGAGCACAGCGCCCGGGTCGTCGCGGAGGGGTCGGTCCTCCTGGAGCGGGCACTGACCCGGGTGGACGAGGCCGACGTGCGCGCGGTGGTCGAGCAGGCGGTGCTGCCCAGCCTGGTCGACGAGCCCGTCAGCGCGGTGGTCGGGCACCTGCTCGAGGGCGTCGTCGCCGACGGCTCGCACCACGGGCTGGTCGACCTCGCCGTCGCCGAGGCGCACGACTGGCTGGTCGACAACGCGGGGACCGTCATCGGCATCGTCGAGGAGCGGGCGCCTTGGTGGACCCCGCAGTGGGTCGACGACCGCGTGGCCGCCCGGGTGCACCGGGAGGTCGTGGCATGGCTGGCCGACGTGCGCGACGACCCCGACCACCGGGTGCGGCACGCACTGGACGACCTGCTGGCCCAGCTGGCCGAGGACCTGCAGCACGACGAGCCGACGATGCTGCGGGCCGAGGCGCTCAAGGTGCGGCTGCTCACCCACCCGCAGGTCGGCGAGTCGGTGGTGGCGGTGTGGCGCACCCTGCGCACGTCGCTGTCGGCGGCGCTGCGCGACGAGCACGGCCTGCTCCGCCGCCGCCTGACCGAGGAGGTCGCCCGGCTCGGCGAGCGCGTGGCCGTGGACGAGGCGCTGCGGGCGCGGCTCGACACGTACGCCGGGGACGCGCTGGCCCACCTGGTCAACACCTACGGCCACGAGATCACCGCGATCATCTCCACGACGATCCAGCGTTGGGACGGCAAGGAGGCGGCCGAGCGGATCGAGCTGCACGTCGGGCGCGACCTGCAGTTCATCCGGATCAACGGCACCATCGTGGGCGGCCTGGCCGGGCTGCTGATCCACACCCTGGCGACCCTGGCCTGA
- a CDS encoding protein-tyrosine phosphatase family protein: MPANPANISFVTDRLAVGGDLDWREAVARTQLEELVGLGVSHIVDVRVEWSDEEFVAVHAPQVRYLHHGMDDDGQRVAAAWFDTGVGWALDALEGDPAHVVLTHCHMGINRGPSLGFAVLLAQGWDPVEALDAIRAARPIAYIDYARDALRWHHARAGHGRRELTRDLKRLADWRESNNLDVVSVIRGIRQSENAG, translated from the coding sequence ATGCCTGCGAACCCCGCCAACATCAGCTTCGTGACCGACCGCCTCGCCGTCGGGGGTGACCTCGACTGGCGGGAGGCGGTGGCCCGCACCCAGCTGGAGGAGCTCGTCGGGCTCGGCGTCAGCCACATCGTCGACGTGCGCGTGGAGTGGAGCGACGAGGAGTTCGTGGCCGTCCACGCGCCGCAGGTCCGCTACCTGCACCACGGCATGGACGACGACGGGCAGCGGGTGGCGGCGGCGTGGTTCGACACCGGCGTCGGCTGGGCACTCGATGCGCTGGAGGGCGACCCCGCCCACGTCGTCCTGACCCACTGCCACATGGGCATCAACCGCGGGCCGTCCCTGGGCTTCGCCGTGCTGCTGGCCCAGGGCTGGGACCCGGTGGAGGCCCTCGACGCGATCCGGGCCGCCCGCCCGATCGCCTACATCGACTACGCCCGGGACGCCCTGCGCTGGCACCACGCCCGCGCCGGGCACGGGCGGCGCGAGCTCACCCGGGACCTCAAGCGCCTGGCCGACTGGCGAGAGTCCAACAACCTCGACGTGGTCTCGGTCATCCGGGGCATCCGGCAGTCCGAGAACGCCGGCTGA
- a CDS encoding MOSC domain-containing protein, translating to MEVVGLWRYPVKSLQGEPLDAASLEADGVAGDRRWGLRDQRTGRILTARRRPELLGASASYDGDEPVITLPDGATVVGPGTRADRQLSEWLGSPVSLVSSLGARAGRAEYFEDATDDTSQAVEWTMPADRYVDAAPILVLTTASLRTAAAHYPRGSWDPRRFRANILVGLDGEGWVEDSWVGHPIRMGGVTVVPTQPCVRCTMVTRSQPGLDADVEIFRTLARHHRGLFGVWSEVVGPGRLAVGDRGSRLAPAPQRTRALRGSGAGSAG from the coding sequence ATGGAGGTCGTGGGCCTGTGGCGCTACCCCGTGAAGTCGTTGCAGGGTGAGCCGCTTGACGCTGCCAGCCTGGAGGCGGACGGCGTCGCCGGTGACCGGCGATGGGGACTCCGTGACCAGCGCACCGGCCGGATCCTGACAGCCCGGCGTCGTCCCGAGCTCCTCGGCGCCTCGGCGTCCTACGACGGCGACGAACCGGTCATCACGCTCCCGGACGGCGCTACGGTCGTCGGTCCGGGAACGCGGGCCGACCGCCAGCTCTCGGAGTGGCTGGGGAGCCCGGTGTCGCTCGTGTCCTCGCTCGGCGCTCGGGCGGGCAGGGCGGAGTACTTCGAGGACGCGACCGACGACACCAGCCAGGCCGTCGAATGGACGATGCCAGCCGACCGGTACGTCGACGCGGCCCCCATCCTGGTCCTGACCACCGCGTCGTTGCGCACCGCCGCCGCTCACTACCCGCGGGGTTCGTGGGATCCGCGCCGCTTCCGGGCCAACATCCTGGTCGGCCTCGACGGCGAGGGGTGGGTCGAGGACTCCTGGGTCGGGCACCCGATCCGGATGGGTGGGGTCACCGTGGTCCCCACGCAGCCGTGCGTCCGCTGCACCATGGTCACGCGATCCCAGCCCGGGCTCGACGCCGACGTGGAGATCTTCCGCACCCTTGCCCGCCACCACCGCGGCCTCTTCGGCGTGTGGTCCGAGGTGGTCGGTCCGGGGCGCCTGGCCGTCGGTGATCGAGGGTCCCGGCTGGCACCGGCGCCGCAGAGGACGCGGGCGCTCAGGGGCTCGGGCGCAGGATCGGCGGGGTGA